A genomic region of Phenylobacterium parvum contains the following coding sequences:
- a CDS encoding TetR/AcrR family transcriptional regulator: MEQAPVAESRPYHHGDLRRALVGAGRRLLEVEGGADLSLRAVAREAGVSPAAPYHHFRDKSELLDALAIEGWDQLGLEMRAALAEAGPDQNRLVTLGVAYVQFARQNTAIYRVMFACSLNRETMPEKLRDDGAYRLVCDTLVESGLDPEDEMGLELAAIAVWCAAHGVAEMGGFKEFGPLKTHLGGEEAFLRAVFSQLDIFRPKPAAWAV, from the coding sequence ATGGAACAAGCGCCCGTCGCAGAGTCTCGCCCTTATCACCATGGCGACCTCCGCCGCGCCCTGGTCGGGGCGGGGCGCCGGCTGCTGGAGGTCGAGGGCGGGGCGGACCTTTCGCTGAGGGCCGTAGCCCGCGAAGCCGGGGTCAGCCCTGCAGCGCCCTACCACCACTTCCGCGACAAGAGCGAACTCCTGGACGCCCTGGCGATCGAGGGCTGGGACCAACTCGGCCTCGAGATGCGCGCCGCCCTTGCTGAGGCGGGCCCGGACCAGAACCGTCTGGTGACCCTGGGCGTGGCCTATGTCCAGTTCGCGCGGCAGAACACCGCCATCTACCGGGTGATGTTCGCGTGCAGCCTGAACCGCGAGACCATGCCGGAGAAACTGCGCGACGATGGGGCCTACAGGCTGGTCTGCGACACCCTGGTCGAGTCCGGTCTCGACCCCGAGGACGAAATGGGCCTGGAGCTCGCCGCCATCGCGGTCTGGTGCGCCGCCCACGGAGTCGCTGAAATGGGCGGCTTCAAGGAATTCGGACCGCTGAAGACCCATCTCGGCGGCGAGGAGGCCTTCCTTAGGGCCGTCTTCAGCCAGCTCGACATCTTTCGCCCCAAGCCGGCGGC